A genomic segment from Lates calcarifer isolate ASB-BC8 linkage group LG13, TLL_Latcal_v3, whole genome shotgun sequence encodes:
- the ep400 gene encoding E1A-binding protein p400 isoform X1 gives MHHGSGSQNMQRQLQRSKSVSGSEAEEQQQPNMAAMQQQATVNHPQSPVTTFSSAASPSAPQSPNYQIIMSRSPVTGQNMNITLQNVGQMVTGNQQITLTPLPIQNPASPGFQHTTPQWRFEHAPSSYIQVTSPVPQPMQPQSPTQHSPVSLQGVTRAGAPAAALGVCGQSPTRFVEAGMLVRQISLGSPSGSGHFVYQEGTALAQIAPATPGQVQLASAGAPGSVRERRLSQPHSQTGGTIHHLGPQSPVATGAAHPNLGSPGHITTSNLPPQISSIIQGQLARPMIFEKTPQGVVAGVGTTATATFSIPTSIPPSSPSLTSPPQGIPNNPLAPTSMAVGTMKKQVPKKLEEIAPSTPEIAQLRKQCLEHHNKKMENLKEVFKEYLIELFFLQHLQGNMMDYLAFKKKPCVPLYTYLRQNDLDLEDEEEEEEQSEVINDEVKVVTGKDGQAVTPVAIATQLPPNVSAAFSAQQQFQGHQGAVAGTITNPGDMDAFKRQQAMVQAGGMPPTPQAVQIAGQKQNQQQYDPSKGPPVQNAASLHTPPPQLPGRLPQGALPMAGLPMTLSQQAQLVENTAQPGGQLQAQVKVQTGAPVLTTVNPHTQLQAQLQQQMQPGLHLQLQPPPQQSQAILQSGQATVALARPGTDSNQPVQRIMTNSISMTSMSPAPLSTSSSVTTPHTASPLRALGSNINPSTQSKLTGTNGISTVKIGGFGQTATMQSSQEGSQDKQVEQAKLESQVHQRISELRKEGQWSASRLPKLVEASRPKSHWDYLLEEMQWMAADFAQERRWKEAAAKKLVRTCARYHQEQKKSEERSKKEREIHLRHIASTIAREVEFFWSNIEQVVEIKLQFEIYEKRLKALSLQKALAKVPGQSTGENADKEEAATATRKRKSSLSLVDEDVPDEESTIEEQEAMEGEADHKTELVNLAKDAEMPLDALMKQYAGAYVDGFDWPQPSPHSDEDDMEETEEMENPVRSPPEAVLIDSLLSVDQYRGADKATSCDSDGKPARDIAEVAAATELILPKGSLRTTSTTRNPAPFLLHGSLREYQQIGVDWLVNLHKKHLNGILADETGLGKTVQTVAYMAHLAGQEGIWGPHLIVVRTCKLLSWEVEFKRWCPGLKILLYLGNRRERRSKRMWWGEANSFHVCVTSYKLLMKDQSHFLRRRWRHLVLDEVQLIKNMTEKHWETVFALRSEQRILLINTPLQNTLKELWTMIHFLLPGITRPYSDFPVKAGTDQNQDYCHKLVIRLHRMIQPFILRRSKRDVEKQLPKKYEHILKCRLSSRQKSLYEDILTQPGAQEALKTGHFVSVLQVLIQLQRVCNHPELVVPRENSSSYFCSSLQYSVPSLVLEALQNDSAKIANMSIFDLINNENTLTRYQTEEVVPKLKVSQQLIEEIYTGPDPPPRPKQCPIKPMRLFQPVQYGTKPEGRLAAITSAPGQHPPSSPATSTSASSTSQSAQSRGKSPVTTANTTATSHAVGTATQRAQTTPPVSSSSSNTAASTVASSGNSGIGQHVLGAAPVALGQTLAGTVVGSITPISQPGLAQVPRPALAPGHAIQPSLLSQRLVLTSQAQARLPSGDVVKIAQLANIAGSQNRISQPETPVTLQFQGNKFTLSPSQLRQLTTGQPLQLQGTLGNILQIVSAPGQQIIRPQGSMVMQTMPQAVPASNASSTPGTPHPALTTAQQGLGMTTNATTAPAKPTGPAHAGSQESSEEKTQQLKERLSRLFEANERRCSRRVLYGSDLVQACTLTSEPGLSALTAGGWRWVGRESCLRAQRTCVATTSALQSTLLSVEDRLEAANSLIKRLVCVVPRAVAPPPHLYAANPPVPYSLEQKSLRCRLQEACAPHSADIHRLASRRLFHFPDLQLMQMDSGKLEALAILLQKLRSESRRVLIFTQMVKMLDILEAFLDYRQLTYVRLDESFTPDERQENMKKFNRNRQVFCSILTNRCCSAVGTVFDADTIIFYDTDLNPSMDAHTQEWCDKIGRSKDIHIYRLESGNSIEEKLLKNGTKDLIREVAAQGTDYTLAFLTQRTIQDLFEVEAGSGEKVEEFVVLHQEPSASEAISPRVARPYIQALHSIDLDSLPEQEEEQQQQQQQQQLQLLDEEEGLASKESAEDNQELESQAKEEPAQIEELNAVMEQLTPIERYALHYLEYLHISDDETALKERLECSKRGWELQQLQKLKEEEEERQMMEGDEDLFTYTREDAYNMEYVFDAEDGHTEIMPLWTPPTPPQDDNDIYIDSVMMLMYDTTPMPESKLPPIYIRKEHKRLKMDPSAAARKKKKGHGETVIPPRSLFEKASMLKVRREGKDQKKNFSLKQQAPFAKPLPSLVKPAMEAGQDNPEWLISEDWALLQAVKQLLELPLNLTIVSPAHTPNWDLVSDVVNSCSRIYRSPKQCRNRYENVIIPREEGKLVYEANPKKKTKSIYKSKNSRPLRTCQIYTQDDNATHIQLYNSRFELMKIIASKRSPPIKPLLGMNPFQKNPKHASVLAESGISYDKPLPPIQVASQRAERIAKEKKALAEQQKAQQLAQQQQAGAPQTQAAPGQAQAPAAGQAQAQVPQAAPVAGAAAVPNAAVLAGAIKNATVGTTIQAATVGGNVIVNTVAGVPPTSFPANKRLASPVIAGTLSPAGAAGAQVVHTQQRPVTAAATPAEVVAIATGQGVRAVTQVTASAVVSTTLSPVQSQARPLVTQVTSATGMQLPQKPLTPAHLQMLRQQQLQQHQQQQQQQQQQQAAVAKPVAKSQDLLKMHKQRQQQQVAAAVAAAAQGQQAAGAQQAAQVQPAQVGQANSQLAAVAAPRPGAVLASTTVTNLRLTRVPTQAQAGQTAQVTLTKPPVVSVPAVVSSAGVTTLPVTVAGISVAIAGTQKTGGPMLTPSFSQMQVQQVQQVQQLLQMKKQQQQQAAAAAQQKAGQPQQGQATVQQKIGTQQVTVQAQTAQQPPQKVTYATTTQLQPGIKTQFFTTSIPKSGAPQIQVAKVPQLVSQANIQHIVSSSQQIPAQPLTQAPTSAPAQVQMISAGTTPAQVVQQKVIQQQVVTATASPQIQTPPPHSPAQQPAAPSAAESPVQQPTQPQQPTKGQARQGGIRAKTPAKPSGGSS, from the exons ATGCACCATGGAAGTGGATCACAGAATATGCAACGACAGCTCCAGAGATCCAAGTCTGTCAGTGGGTCTgaagcagaggagcagcagcagcctaaCATGGCAGCTATGCAACAGCAAGCTACAGTTAACCACCCTCAATCTCCTGTGACAACATTTTCATCTGCTGCCAGCCCTTCAGCCCCTCAGTCGCCCAATTATCAGATAATCATGAGTCGTAGCCCAGTCACTGGCCAGAACATGAACATCACATTACAAAATGTGGGACAGATGGTGACTGGTAACCAGCAGATCACCCTAACCCCACTCCCAATCCAGAACCCAGCATCCCCTGGCTTCCAGCATACTACCCCTCAGTGGAGGTTTGAGCATGCTCCATCCTCCTACATCCAGGTCACCTCTCCTGTGCCACAGCCCATGCAGCCCCAGAGTCCCACCCAGCACAGCCCAGTCTCTCTGCAAGGTGTTACAAGGGCAGGAGCACCTGCAGCAGCACTGGGTGTGTGTGGACAGAGTCCAACTCGATTTGTTGAAGCTGGTATGTTAGTACGACAAATCAGTTTAGGCAGCCCATCAGGAAGTGGTCACTTTGTTTACCAGGAGGGGACAGCACTGGCCCAGATTGCCCCAGCCACACCTGGCCAGGTACAGCTGGCCTCTGCAGGAGCACCAGGTTCTGTGAGGGAACGCCGACTCTCTCAGCCCCACTCACAGACTGGAGGCACTATCCACCACCTTGGACCTCAAAGTCCTGTGGCCACTGGTGCCGCTCACCCCAATCTGGGTAGCCCTGGTCACATCACCACTTCCAACCTACCTCCACAGATCAGCAGTATCATTCAAGGACAGCTGGCACGCCCTATGATATTTGAGAAGACTCCACAGGGTGTGGTTGCTGGAGTAGGAACCACCGCCACAGCAACTTTCAGTATACCCACCTCCATTCCACCATCTAGCCCATCCCTCACTAGTCCACCCCAGGGGATCCCTAACAATCCACTTGCCCCCACCAGCATGGCTGTGGGCACAATGAAGAAGCAAGTTCCCAAGAAGTTGGAGGAAATTGCTCCTTCTACCCCAGAGATTGCCCAGCTGCGAAAACAGTGCTTGGAGCATCACaacaagaaaatggaaaatctgAAGGAAGTGTTCAAAGAGTACCTGATTGAGCTTTTCTTTCTACAGCACCTCCAAGGGAACATGATGGACTACTTAGCTTTTAAGAAAAAGCCCTGTGTTCCCTTATATACTTACTTGAGACAGAATGACTTGGACcttgaagatgaagaggaagaagaagaacagtCTGAGGTCATTAATGATGAG GTAAAGGTTGTTACTGGAAAGGATGGCCAAGCAGTTACTCCAGTTGCTATAGCAACACAGCTTCCTCCCAATGTTTCTGCAGCATTCTCTGCCCAGCAGCAGTTTCAG GGACATCAAGGGGCTGTTGCTGGCACTATTACAAATCCTGGAGACATGGATGCCTTTAAGAGGCAACAGGCTATGGTGCAAGCAG GCGGGATGCCGCCTACTCCTCAAGCGGTCCAGATTGCAGGACAGAAGCAGAACCAGCAGCAATACGACCCGTCCAAAGGTCCTCCAGTGCAGAATGCAGCCAGCCTGCACACTCCTCCTCCCCAGCTGCCTGGCAGGTTGCCCCAAGGTGCCCTCCCTATGGCAGGCCTGCCCATGACACTCTCTCAGCAGGCTCAGTTGGTGGAGAATACAGCTCAGCCTGGTGGTCAGCTTCAAGCACAGGTGAAGGTACAGACGGGTGCGCCTGTCCTGACTACAGTAAACCCCCACACACAGCTTCAggcccagctgcagcagcagatgcagcCAGGTCTTCATCTTCAGTTGCAGCCTCCACCACAACAGTCCCAGGCCATACTACAGTCAGGACAAGCG ACGGTGGCACTCGCTCGCCCAGGTACAGATTCAAACCAGCCAGTTCAGAGGATTATGACCAACTCAATATCCATGACATCCATGTCTCCTGCTCCCCTCTCTACTTCCTCCTCTGTTACAACCCCCCATACTGCAAGTCCTCTCCGTGCTCTTGGTTCTAACATCAACCCAAGCACCCAGTCCAAACTGACTGGAACAAATGGCATATCCACAGTCAAAATTGGTGGTTTTGGTCAAACTGCCACCATGCAGTCCTCACAGGAGGGTTCTCAGGATAAGCAAGTGGAGCAAGCCAAACTG GAGAGTCAAGTGCATCAACGCATCTCTGAGCTAAGAAAGGAGGGCCAGTGGTCAGCCAGTAGACTCCCCAAGCTTGTGGAAGCTTCACGTCCAAAGTCCCACTGGGACTACCTCTTGGAGGAGATGCAGTGGATGGCAGCTGACTTTGCTCAGGAGAGAAGATGGAAAGAGGCTGCTGCTAAGAAG CTTGTTCGCACATGTGCCCGTTACCAtcaagagcagaaaaaaagtgaagagaggtcaaagaaagaaagggaaattCATCTTCGTCACATTGCCAGCACAATTGCTCGAGAGGTTGAATTCTTCTGGTCAAACATTGAACag GTTGTGGAAATTAAACTCCAGTTTGAAATTTATGAGAAGAGACTCAAAGCACTCAGCTTACAAAAAGCTTTAGCAAAAG TACCTGGTCAGTCAACAGGAGAGAATGCTGATAAAGAG gagGCGGCCACTGcaacaaggaaaagaaaatcaagttTGTCCTTGGTTGATGAAGATG TCCCAGATGAAGAGAGCACCATAGAGGAACAGGAGGCCATGGAAGGCGAAGCAGACCACAAAACAGAGTTGGTCAACCTTGCCAAAGATg CTGAGATGCCTCTGGATGCTTTGATGAAACAGTATGCTGGTGCCTATGTCGATGGCTTTGATTGGCCTCAGCCCAGTCCTCACAGTGATGAGGATGACATGGAAGAAACTGAAG aaatggAGAATCCTGTGAGGAGTCCACCTGAAGCAGTGTTGATTGACTCCCTGCTTAGTGTCGACCAGTACCGTGGCGCTGACAAAGCCACTTCCTGTGACAGTGATGGGAAGCCTGCCAGAGACATAGCTGAAGTGGCTGCTGCCACAGAGCTCATCCTGCCCAAGGGCAGCTTAAGGACCACCTCCACA ACCCGCAACCCGGCTCCTTTTCTTCTGCATGGGTCACTACGAGAGTATCAGCAAATTGGTGTAGACTGGCTGGTTAACCTTCACAAGAAACACCTTAATGGTATTCTGGCCGATGAGACGGGTCTTGGCAAGACCGTACAGACAGTGGCTTACATGGCCCACTTAGCTGGCCAAGAGG GTATCTGGGGACCTCACCTTATCGTAGTAAGGACATGCAAGTTGCTAAGTTGGGAGGTGGAGTTCAAGCGCTGGTGTCCTGGCCTTAAGATCCTCCTGTACCTTGGCAACAGAAGAGAGCGGAGATCTAAGAGAATG TGGTGGGGGGAAGCCAACAGCTTCCATGTATGTGTGACATCCTACAAGCTGCTGATGAAAGACCAGAGCCATTTTctaaggaggaggtggagacatCTGGTCCTGGATGAAGTTCAACTCataaaaaacatgactgagaaACACTGGGAAACAGTATTTGCTCTCAGAAG TGAGCAGAGGATTCTTCTCATCAACACTCCTCTTCAGAATACTCTAAAGGAGCTGTGGACCATGATCCACTTCCTTTTGCCAGGAATCACCAGGCCCTACTCTGACTTCCCTGTTAAGGCAGGCACAGACCAGAACCAGGACTACTGCCACAAACTGGTCATCCGCCTACACAGG ATGATCCAGCCTTTCATCCTGAGACGCTCCAAAAGGGACGTAGAGAAACAGCTACCCAAGAAGTATGAGCACATCCTTAAGTGTCGTCTCTCCAGCAGACAGAAGAGCCTTTACGAGGATATACTCACTCAGCCAGG AGCTCAGGAAGCGCTGAAGACAGGCCATTTTGTCAGCGTGCTTCAGGTCCTGATACAGTTACAGCGAGTATGTAATCACCCTGAGCTGGTGGTGCCCAGAGAGAACAGCAGCTCCTacttctgctcctctctgcaaTACAGTGTCCCATCACTGGTGCTGGAAGCTCTTCAGAATGACTCAGCCAAG ATTGCGAACATGTCCATATTTGACCTGATCAATAATGAGAACACACTGACTCGGTATCAAACTGAAGAGGTGGTACCCAAACTGAAGGTCTCTCAGCAGCTCATAGAGGAGATCTACACCGGTCCAGATCCTCCACCACGACCTAAACAATGCCCAATAAAACCCATGAG ATTGTTCCAGCCAGTGCAGTATGGGACAAAGCCAGAGGGTCGTCTGGCTGCCATCACAAGTGCACCAGGCCAGCATCCTCCAAGCTCCCCTGCTACTAGCACCTCTGCCTCTAGCACCAGCCAGTCAGCCCAGAGCAGAGGCAAGTCCCCTGTCACTACTGCAAATACTACAGCCACTTCTCATG CAGTTGGAACAGCTACTCAGAGAGCCCAGACTACCCctcctgtcagcagcagcagcagcaacactgcCGCCTCCACTGTAGCCTCCTCTGGGAACAGTGGCATTGGGCAGCATGTGCTGGGAGCTGCCCCTGTGGCCTTGGGCCAGACCTTAGCTGGCACAGTTGTGGGATCTATAACTCCCATCAGCCAGCCTGGATTAGCACAGGTCCCCAGGCCAGCTCTAGCCCCCGGCCATGCCATCCAGCCCAGCTTACTGTCCCAGAGGCTGGTTCTTACATCACAGGCCCAGGCACGGTTGCCTA GTGGAGATGTGGTGAAGATTGCCCAGCTGGCCAACATTGCAGGCAGTCAGAATCGTATCTCCCAACCAGAGACGCCTGTCACTCTGCAGTTTCAGGGGAACAAGTTCACTTTGTCCCCCAGCCAGCTCCGGCAGCTTACCACAGGACAGCCCTTGCAGCTCCAAGGTACACTCG GAAACATCCTGCAGATTGTGTCAGCTCCTGGGCAGCAGATCATCAGGCCCCAGGGATCTATGGTAATGCAAACAATGCCACAAGCTGTTCCTGCCTCCAACGCGTCATCTACACCTGGTACACCTCATCCTGCCCTGACAACAGCCCAACAAG gcTTGGGTATGACTACAAATGCCACAACAGCCCCCGCAAAGCCCACTGGTCCAGCTCATGCTGGTTCTCAA GAGTCTTCAGAAGAAAAGACTCAGCAGTTGAAGGAGCGTTTGAGCCGCCTGTTTGAAGCAAATGAGCGACGCTGCAGCCGCAGAGTGTTGTATGGGTCAGACCTCGTGCAGGCATGCACTTTGACCTCAGAGCCtggtctctctgctctgacagctGGAGGCTGGAGGTGGGTGGGCAGAGAGAGCTGCCTCCGGGCTCAGAGGACCTGTGTGGCTACCACCTCTGCACTGCAGTCCACTCTGCTGTCTGTGGAGGACCGTCTGGAGGCTGCCAACAGCCTTATCAAGAG GCTGGTATGTGTGGTGCCTCGAGCTGTAGCACCACCTCCTCACCTGTATGCAGCCAATCCCCCAGTTCCCTATAGCCTTGAGCAGAAGTCTCTTCGCTGTCGGCTGCAAGAGGCCTGTGCTCCCCACAGTGCGGACATCCACCGCTTGGCGTCCAGGCGTCTCTTCCATTTCCCTGACCTGCAGCTAATGCAGATGGACTCAG gtAAACTGGAAGCTCTTGCCATTCTGCTGCAGAAGCTTAGGTCAGAGAGCCGCCGTGTCCTCATCTTTACTCAGATGGTGAAGATGCTAGACATTCTGGAGGCCTTCCTAGATTACAGACAGCTCACTTATGTGCGGCTTGATGAAAGCTTCACTCCTGACGAACGACAG GAGAATATGAAGAAGTTTAACAGGAACAGGCAGGTGTTCTGCAGCATCCTGACCAACCGCTGCTGCTCTGCAGTTGGGACTGTTTTTGATGCAGACACCATCATTTTTTATGACACAGACCTCAATCCCAGCATGGACGCCCACACCCAGGAGTGGTGTGACAAAATTGGACGTTCCAAggatatacacatatacag GTTGGAGAGTGGGAACTCCATTGAAGAGAAGTTACTGAAGAATGGCACCAAGGACCTGATTAGAGAGGTGGCTGCCCAGGGCACTGACTACACCCTGGCTTTCCTCACACAA CGGACAATCCAGGATCTGTTTGAGGTTGAGGCAGGGTCTGGAGAGAAGGTGGAGGAATTTGTGGTTCTTCATCAGGAGCCATCAGCATCTGAAGCCATTTCTCCCAGAGTGGCCAGACCCTACATCCAGGCTCTCCACAGCATAGACCTGGATTCCCTgccagagcaggaggaggagcagcagcagcagcagcagcagcagcagctgcagctgctggacgAGGAGGAGGGATTAGCAAGCAAAGAATCAGCAGAAGACAACCAGGAGTTAGAGAGCCAAGCAAAAGAAGAACCTGCTCAGATAGAGGAGCTAAATGCAGTCATGGAACAG CTCACACCAATCGAAAGGTATGCTCTGCATTACCTTGAGTACCTCCACATCAGTGATGATGAGACTGCTCTCAAG GAGCGGTTGGAGTGCTCTAAGAGAGGCtgggagctgcagcagctgcagaaactgaaggaggaggaggaggagcggcaGATGATGGAGGGCGATGAAGATCTCTTTACCTACACCAGAGAGGATGCCTATAACATG GAGTATGTATTTGATGCAGAGGATGGCCATACTGAAATCATGCCG CTTTGGACTCCACCCACACCACCACAGGATGACAATGACATTTACATAGACTCTGTAATGATGCTGATGTATGACACCACACCCATGCCAGAGTCCAAGCTACCTCCTATCTACATCCGCAAGGAGCACAAGAGACTCAAGATGGACCCCTCAG cagcagccagaaagaagaagaagggccATGGAGAGACAGTCATTCCTCCACGCTCCCTGTTCGAAAAGGCCAGTATGCTCAAAGTTCGCCGCGAGGGCAAGGACCAGAAAAAGAACTTCTCCCTCAAGCAGCAGGCACCTTTTGCCAAGCCCTTACCATCGCTGGTTAAACCTGCCATGGAGGCTGGCCAGGACAACCCAGAGTGGCTCATCAGTGAGGACTGGGCTCTGCTTCAG GCTGTAAAGCAGCTGCTGGAGTTGCCGCTTAACCTGACAATTGTGTCTCCTGCCCACACTCCAAACTGGGATCTGGTAAGCGATGTGGTGAACTCCTGCAGCCGTATCTACCGCTCACCCAAACAGTGTCGCAACCGCTATGAGAATGTCATCATTCCCAGAGAGGAGGGCAAG TTGGTGTATGAGGCAAACCCCAAGAAAAAAACCAAGAGCATATACAAG tctAAGAACAGTCGTCCTTTGAGGACCTGTCAGATCTACACACAGGATGACAACGCCACTCACATTCAGCTCTACAACAGCCGCTTTGAACTCATGAAGATCATTGCCAGCAAGAGGAGTCCACCAATCAAACCACT GCTCGGCATGAATCCATTCCAGAAGAATCCCAAACATGCATCAGTCTTGGCAGAAAG TGGAATCAGCTACGACAAGCCCCTACCTCCCATTCAGGTGGCATCTCAACGTGCAGAAAGGATTGCCAAGGAGAAAAAG gccCTTGCAGAGCAGCAGAAGGCTCAGCAGCtggcccagcagcagcaggctggagCTCCCCAGACCCAGGCTGCGCCTGGCCAGGCCCAGGCTCCTGCCGCGGGTCAGGCTCAGGCACAGGTCCCTCAGGCTGCCCCAGTGGccggagctgctgctgtgcctAATGCAGCTGTTCTG gCTGGAGCTATAAAGAATGCCACTGTGGGCACAACCATCCAGGCTG CCACTGTAGGGGGGAATGTGATTGTGAACACAGTAGCTGGAGTTCCTCCAACGTCCTTCCCGGCCAACAAACGCCTGGCATCTCCAGTCATAGCAGGCACCCTGTCT CCTGCTGGTGCAGCTGGAGCCCAGGTGGTCCACACACAACAGAGGCCCGTTACGGCTGCTGCTACCCCTGCTGAAGTGGTCGCCATAGCTACGGGGCAGGGTGTCCGAGCTGTTACCCAAGTGACAGCATCCGCTGTAGTTTCTACCACTCTGAGCCCGGTGCAGTCACAGGCTCGTCCACTGGTCACACAGGTCACATCAG CCACAGGTATGCAATTGCCACAAAAGCCTCTCACCCCGGCCCATCTACAAATGCTCCGACagcaacagctgcagcagcaccaacaacagcaacagcaacaacaacaacagcaggctGCAGTAGCCAAACCTGTAGCCAAATCCCAG gaCCTGTTGAAGATGCACAAACaacgacagcagcagcaggtagctgcagcagttgcagcagcagcccaGGGCCAACAGGCTGCAGGAGCCCAACAGGCCGCCCAGGTGCAGCCTGCACAGGTTGGCCAAGCCAATTCTCAGCTGGCAGCTGTGGCAGCACCAAGACCTGGAGCTGTGCTGGCTAGCACCACTGTGACCAACCTGCGACTG ACTCGAGTGCCCACTCAGGCCCAGGCAGGTCAGACAGCCCAGGTGACCCTTACCAAGCCTCCTGTGGTCTCTGTGCCTGCTGTGGTCTCATCAGCTGGTGTCACTACACTGCCAGTCACTGTAGCAGGCATTAGTGTGGCTATTGCTGGCACCCAGAAAACAG gTGGGCCTATGCTGACGCCGTCCTTCTCCCAGATGCAGGTCCAGCAGGTCCAGCAGGTCCAGCAGCTGCTTCagatgaagaagcagcagcagcaacaggcagCAGCCGCAGCCCAGCAGAAAGCAGGGCAGCCACAGCAAGGGCAGGCCACTGTACAGCAGAAG ATTGGCACCCAGCAAGTGACAGTGCAGGCCCAGACAGCCCAGCAGCCACCGCAGAAGGTGACCTACGCCACCACTACCCAACTCCAACCAGGGATCAAGACCCAGTTCTTTACTACATCCATCCCGAAATCTGGAGCCCCACAGATCCAG GTGGCTAAGGTCCCACAATTAGTGTCACAGGCCAATATTCAACACATTGTGTCATCTTCTCAGCAG ATCCCCGCCCAGCCTCTGACCCAGGCACCCACATCAGCTCCTGCTCAGGTGCAAATGATTTCTGCCGGGACGACACCAGCCCAGGTGGTCCAGCAGAAGGTCATCCAGCAGCAGGTGGTGACTGCAACCGCCTCACCCCAGATCCAGACGCCTCCTCCCCACAGCCCTGCCCAGCAGCCAGCGGCACCCTCTGCTGCTGAGTCTCCAGTGCAGCAGCCCACTCAGCCCCAACAGCCCACCAAGGGTCAAGCTCGCCAGGGGGGCATCAGGGCCAAAACTCCTGCCAAGCCCAGTGGGGGGAGCAGCTAG